ATATGTCATTGCTAATTGTTTCACGGGTGCAAAGGTAAGACATCTTTTTAGAATTGGCAAGAAAATCTTAAAAAAACATATAAATTAGACAGAATAACCGAGAAAAAGAAAAGGTAACAGAAAGATAAAAAGGAGGCAGAAAGAAGGAAAGAGTAACAAATGAACTCTTTCTCTTTACTTTTAACTGAAATCTATTATTAGAGGCTGAACAGATTTTATTTGGTTTGGTCAGAATGCATAATATGATAAGATTAATAAGATTATTGTGGGATAATAATCGATTTGAACTAAAATTTTATAGCATAGCAATAATAGAGTGCTAAAAGTAAAAGTAGCCTCAATACATAAGAATGCTTGATGGCATTTCAAATGTATTGAGGCTATTTTCTATCTTTCAGAAGATGAAAGACTTTAATCCTCTATGGGATAAAAAGGGCTAATGATTATTCTCCCTCCTCTTCCTTCTTCTTACGAGTTGCTCTACGCTTCTTAGGCTTCTCCTCTGTCTTGTCAACCTTTACACCAGCCAACTCTGGGTCGATAAGAATACGACCACAGTACTCACAAACGATAATCTTCTTGTGAATCTTCACATCCAACTGGCGCTGAGGTGGAATCTTGTTGAAGCAACCACCACAAGCATCACGCTGTACGTAAACAATACCCAAACCATTGCGAGCACCACGACGAATACGCTTGAAGCTACGGAGCAATCCTGGCTCAATCTTAGTCTCAAGCTCTGCAGCCTTCTCTTTGAGCAAACCTTCCTCCTCACGTGTCTCCTGCATAATCTCGTCGAGCTCGTTACGCTTCTCTTCTAAGGCGTGCTGACGATCCTCGAGCAATGCACGGTTGGCTTCCAAGTCCTTACGCTTCTCTTCAACCTTAATCTGAGCCTCTTTAATCTTCTTGTTGCAAAGCTCAATCTCAAGTGTCTGGAACTCGATTTCCTTTGTCAATGTGTCGTACTCACGGTTGTTTGCAACAGAGTCCAACTGCTTGTTGTAACGCTCCAAACTTGCCTGAGCATCAACGATGTTACCCTTCTTCTGGGTAATAGCATTCTGATAATCCTTAATGTCCTGCTCTATCTTCTCAATACGAGTGTGCAGACCTTCCAACTCGTCTTCCAAGTCGCGTACCTCAAGTGGTAACTCACCACGCAATGCACGTTTCTCGTCGATTCCTGACAGGGTTGTCTGTAACAGGAAAAGGGCCTTCAATTTCTCCTCTACTGGTAACTCTTTTGGATCTTTCTTTGCCATAGTTCTTATGTTTGTTTAATTCAAAATTCAGAATTCAAAATTCATAATTATGATTACTGTTGTTTTAGGAGTTTAGGAGTGAGAGGAGTTAAGACAACACCACAGACTCCATTCGTCCAACTTCTTAACAATTAACTTGTTTACTTGTCCAACTTGTCAACTCGTCCACTAAAAATACCCTATAGGATTCGTATTAATCTCAGACAAGTAGCACTTTACGCTTGGG
The Prevotella melaninogenica DNA segment above includes these coding regions:
- a CDS encoding zinc ribbon domain-containing protein — protein: MAKKDPKELPVEEKLKALFLLQTTLSGIDEKRALRGELPLEVRDLEDELEGLHTRIEKIEQDIKDYQNAITQKKGNIVDAQASLERYNKQLDSVANNREYDTLTKEIEFQTLEIELCNKKIKEAQIKVEEKRKDLEANRALLEDRQHALEEKRNELDEIMQETREEEGLLKEKAAELETKIEPGLLRSFKRIRRGARNGLGIVYVQRDACGGCFNKIPPQRQLDVKIHKKIIVCEYCGRILIDPELAGVKVDKTEEKPKKRRATRKKKEEEGE